A genomic region of Fusarium falciforme chromosome 4, complete sequence contains the following coding sequences:
- a CDS encoding MFS domain-containing protein codes for MQDRLETARLLPDDSSMPSNPDTLQGERKAYGSFNDDDARRDSLAETTDDEGIIPKDALDPVYEAKARILNRAIQDIGMGRYQWELFVVIGFGWASDNLWPIVTSLIFTPIANEFSPDRPPYLTLAQNIGLLAGAMFWGFGCDIFGRRWAFNLTLGLTAVWGLVAASAPNFAAIGTFDALWSFGVGGNLPVDSAIFLEFLPGSHQYLLTILSIDWAIAQVIGTLIAWPLLGNLTCQQDETCTRQKNMGWRYFVITVGGLTLLMFLARFLLFKIYESPKYLMSKGRDEEAVRVVHEVAKKNGKTSTLTLEDLKACEPDGYVARTDAGAALKRNLEKVNFSNIRALFITKKLGLSTSLIMAVWGLIGLGYPLYNAFIPYIQATRGADFGDGSTYLTYRNSLIIAVLGVPGALLGGWLVELPRMGRKGTLSLSTILTGVFLYCSTTSSSSTSLLGWQCAFNFFSNIMYAVLYGFTPELFPTPQRGTGNALAASCNRVFGIMAPIIAIFANLETSAPVYTSGALFIAAGLLVLILPFESRGKAAL; via the exons ATGCAGGACCGATTAGAAACGGCACGCCTGCTCCCCGACGACAGCAGCATGCCCTCGAACCCCGATACGCTGCAGGGCGAGCGCAAAGCCTACGGCTCGttcaacgacgacgatgcgaGGAGGGATAGTCTTGCCGAGACCACTGACGATGAGGGAATCATCCCCAAGGACGCGCTGGACCCTGTGtacgaggccaaggctcgGATACTGAACCGTGCA ATTCAAGATATTGGCATGGGAAGGTATCAGTGGGAATTGTTTGTCGTCATCGGATTTGGATGGGCTAGCGATAATCTGTGGCCCATTGTCACGTCGCTCATCTTTACCCCAATCGCCAATGAGTTCAGCCCAGATCGACCCCCGTACTTGACCCTGGCACAGAACATTGGACTCTTAGCAGGGGCCATGTTCTGGGGTTTCGGCTGTGACATCT TCGGACGCAGATGGGCATTCAACCTCACCCTCGGCCTCACCGCCGTCTGGGGCCTCGTCGCCGCCAGCGCCCCAAACTTTGCAGCCATCGGCACCTTCGACGCCCTGTGGTCCTTCGGCGTCGGCGGCAACCTCCCCGTGGACTCGGCCATATTTCTCGAGTTCCTCCCCGGGTCGCACCAGTACCTCCTCACCATCCTGTCCATCGACTGGGCCATCGCGCAGGTCATTGGCACGCTGATCGCGTGGCCTCTGCTAGGCAACCTCACGTGTCAGCAGGATGAGACGTGCACAAGACAAAAGAACATGGGGTGGCGATACTTTGTCATCACCGTTGGTGGGCTGACTCTTCTCATGTTTCTTGCTCGGTTCTTGCTTTTCAAGATTTACGAGTCGCCCAAGTATTTGATGAGCAAGGGGCGTGATGAGGAGGCTGTGAGGGTGGTGCACGAGGTTGCCAAGAAGAATGGCAAGACTTCGACGCTGACTTTGGAGGATCTCAAGGCCTGCGAACCTGATGGGTATGTTGCACGGACCGACGCCGGTGCTGCATTAAAGAGGAATCTGGAAAAGGTCAACTTTAGCAACATTCGGGCCTTGttcatcaccaagaagctcggCCTCAGCACCAGTCTTATCATGGCCGTCTGGGGTCTCATCGGCCTTGGATATCCGCTCTACAACGcatttattccttatatccAGGCCACTCGAGGAGCCGACTTTGGAGACGGCAGCACATATCTCACTTACCGCAACAGTCTAATCATCGCTGTCCTCGGTGTGCCCGGTGCACTTCTTGGAGGGTGGCTCGTTGAGCTGCCTCGCATGGGTCGAAAGGGCACATTGTCGTTGAGCACGATTCTCACGGGTGTGTTCCTCTACTGttcaacaacatcatcgaGCAGCACGTCTCTACTAGGCTGGCAATGTGCTTTCAATTTCTTCAGCAACATCATGTATGCCGTCTTATACGGATTCACACCCGAACTATTCCCTACACCTCAGAGGGGAACGGGCAATGCGCTGGCAGCAAGCTGCAACAGAGTATTCGGTATTATGGCG CCCATCATTGCGATTTTCGCAAACCTCGAGACCTCGGCACCCGTATACACCAGCGGTGCTCTCTTTATCGCTGCGGGACTGCTGGTGCTCATCCTGCCTTTCGAATCCAGGGGAAAGGCTGCACTCTAA
- a CDS encoding Abhydrolase-3 domain-containing protein, which produces MCDFSCYNGTSEEWLALERTFPPPAHPEPSLAEMKRQANEEREALSRKAMKVLAHQVKTCDYAIPSRDGSTIEARSYRPVNVPEDTVLPLYMHLQGGGFMFGTLDSEDAICTRIACGSEVVVLNVNYRHTPEFTHPTQWNDAEDAFEWAHDNMDKLCCNPSKVVLGGISAGAWVASSLTLDRHLNREKNRRPPLAGQVLMIPCLAHLDCYEPQLKKMKHHSVSSYKENELAPLLSVSELRYFTSFLKIENPDVKDVKLNPGNATPAQVKGMPPTVLGIVGLDPLRDEALLYAKMLTEAGVPTDVNLFIGLPHGFRSYEEKLSASARWDRVIEEGICWALSGPSPSNEFHVKT; this is translated from the exons ATGTGCGACTTTTCCTGTTACAATGGAACCAGCGAGGAATGGCTCGCCCTGGAGCGCACCTTTCCGCCCCCGGCTCATCCGGAGCCGAGTCTCGCTGAGATGAAGAGGCAGGCAAATGAGGAACGAGAAGCCTTGTCGAGAAAAGCGATGAAAGTTTTGGCGCATCAGGTCAAGACATGCGACTATGCCATTCCCTCTCGAGACGGGAGTACTATTGAAGCTCGCAGCTACAGACCCGTCAACGTGCCAGAGGACACGGTGCTCCCACTGTACATGCACCTACAAGGCGGCGGTTTCATGTTTGGCACGCTAGACTCTGAGGATGCGATATGTACACGGATTGCCTGTGGTTCAGAGGTTGTCGTTCTCAATGTCAACTACAGGCACACGCCAGAATTTACGCACCCGACGCAATGGAACGACGCGGAGGATGCTTTCGAGTGGGCGCACGATAACATGGACAAACTCTGCTGCAACCCGAGTAAGGTGGTTCTTGGGGGAATATCAGCTGGCGCTTGGGTTGCCTCGTCATTGACGCTGGACCGGCATCTCAACAGGGAGAAGAACCGTCGCCCGCCTCTTGCTGGACAGGTTCTGATGATTCCCTGCCTGGCGCACCTCGACTGCTACGAGCCGCAGCTGAAAAAGATGAAGCATCATTCCGTTTCGTCTTACAAGGAGAATGAGCTGGCGCCGTTGCTGTCCGTGTCTGAGCTACGATACTTTACCAGCTTTCTCAAAATCGAGAACCCAGACGTCAAGGATGTCAAGCTGAATCCGGGGAATGCGACACCGGCACAGGTCAAGGGTATGCCGCCTACAGTGCTCGGCATAGTTGGATTGGATCCTCTGAGGGATGAGGCCCTCCTGTATGCCAAGATGCTGACAGAAGCTGG GGTACCTACCGATGTCAACTTATTCATCGGCTTGCCTCATGGGTTCCGGTCGTACGAAGAAAAGCTGTCAGCCTCAGCTCGCTGGGATAGGGTGATTGAAGAAGGAATCTGCTGGGCCTTGTCGGGACCATCCCCAAGCAACGAGTTTCACGTGAAGACGTAA